One region of Macadamia integrifolia cultivar HAES 741 chromosome 11, SCU_Mint_v3, whole genome shotgun sequence genomic DNA includes:
- the LOC122093484 gene encoding cytochrome P450 89A2-like yields MEFWFIFLSLCICFVLKLLLNLILDKKYNKREHKLKPPLPPGPFTFPIIGNFFWLRKSFLDLEPILRELHAKYGPIVTLYIGSQRAIFIRSHDLAHEALIKNGAIFASRSSVTGGGRQLITRFNISSSGYGPVWRLLRRNLTTEMLHPSRLKYYAHARRWVLQVITNKLKAESQFGRAVPVKNHIQYAMFSLLVFMCFGKKFDEKEVREIEAIQSTLFGNSIRFAPLDFFPWLTRIFFQKLWNELQEILSKQENLFIPLIRAREERRKNANSKLEEDFVNSYVDTLLDLNLPEDGRKLSEAEMVSLCSEFLIGGTDTTSTALQWILANLVKHQHIQSKLSEEIEGVVGPGEEIKEEDLKKMPYLKAVVLEGLRRHPPAHFLVPHAVTEDTTFNGYLIPKNATTVNFTVAEISRDPQAWEDPMEFRPERFLSSIVGGEEVIDITGKKEIKMMPFGAGRRICPGLDLAMLHLEYFVANLVRDFEWKARDGEDVDLSEEIQFTVVMKNPLHALIYSRIK; encoded by the exons ATGGAATTCTGGTtcatctttctctccctctgcATCTGCTTTGTTCTCAAGTTGCTTCTCAATCTCATCCTAGATAAGAAATATAACAAAAGAGAACACAAACTCAAACCCCCACTCCCCCCAGGACCCTTTACTTTTCCCATCATAGGAAACTTCTTTTGGCTGCGTAAATCCTTCCTAGATCTTGAGCCAATTCTAAGAGAGTTACATGCTAAATATGGCCCAATTGTTACTCTCTATATTGGTTCCCAACGAGCTATATTTATAAGATCACATGATCTTGCCCACGAAGCCCTCATCAAGAATGGAGCTATCTTTGCTAGTCGATCTTCGGTCACCGGCGGAGGCCGCCAGCTGATAACTCGATTCAACATCAGCTCATCGGGATATGGCCCAGTCTGGCGGCTTCTCCGCCGCAACCTTACGACGGAGATGCTCCACCCTTCTCGTTTGAAGTATTATGCTCATGCCCGGAGATGGGTATTGCAG GTAATAACCAACAAGCTCAAAGCTGAATCACAATTCGGAAGGGCTGTTCCTGTGAAGAATCACATCCAATATGCAATGTTTTCCTTATTAGTGTTCATGTGCTTTGGTAAAAAATTTGATGAGAAGGAAGTTAGAGAGATTGAAGCCATCCAAAGTACCCTCTTTGGAAATTCCATAAGGTTCGCTCCTCtcgatttctttccatggttgacGAGGATTTTCTTTCAAAAGCTGTGGAATGAACTCCAAGAGATCCTAAGTAAACaagaaaatctcttcatccCTCTCATCAGAGCTcgtgaagaaagaagaaagaacgcAAATTCAAAGCTAGAGGAAGATTTTGTCAACTCATATGTTGATACATTGCTCGATCTCAACCTCCCAGAGGATGGAAGAAAGCTCAGTGAAGCTGAAATGGTGAGTTTATGTTCAGAGTTTCTCATCGGAGGTACAGACACAACATCCACAGCACTGCAATGGATATTGGCTAATTTGGTGAAGCACCAACATATACAATCAAAGCTGAGTGAGGAAATTGAGGGAGTAGTGGGACCTGGAGAGGAAATCAAGGAAGAAGATTTAAAGAAGATGCCGTATCTAAAGGCGGTGGTGCTCGAGGGCCTACGGCGGCATCCGCCGGCACATTTCTTAGTACCACATGCAGTCACAGAAGATACAACATTCAATGGTTATCTGATACCGAAGAATGCTACTACTGTGAATTTCACAGTAGCAGAGATCAGTCGGGACCCACAGGCTTGGGAGGATCCAATGGAGTTCAGGCCAGAGAGGTTTTTGAGTAGTATTGTCGGAGGGGAAGAGGTGATTGATATAACAGGGAAGAAGGAGATTAAAATGATGCCATTTGGTGCAGGGAGAAGGATCTGCCCTGGTCTTGATTTGGCAATGCTTCATTTAGAGTATTTTGTGGCCAATTTGGTCAGGGACTTTGAATGGAAGGCTAGAGATGGAGAAGATGTTGATTTATCAGAGGAGATACAGTTCACGGTTGTGATGAAGAATCCATTGCATGCCCTTATCTATTCAAGGATAAAGTAG
- the LOC122092736 gene encoding cytochrome P450 89A2-like → MEFWFIFLSLFICFVLKLLLNLILDKKYNKREHKLPLPLPLPPGPFTFPIIGKFFWQRKSFSDLEPILRELHTKYGPIVSLPIGSQRAIFIRTHDLAHEALVKKGTIFTSRPPVMGAGRLENRFNISSSGYGPVWRLLRRNLTSEMLHPSRLKSYSRARKWVLQVLTTKLKAESQSGKAIPMMDHIQYAMFSLLVFMCFGKKLEEKEVREIKTVQSTFFQNSSRFDTLDFLPWLARILFRKLWNELLEILHKQENLFIPLIRAREERRKNANSKLEEDFVNSYVDTLLDLNLPEDGRKLNEAEMVSLCSEFLTGGTDTTSTALQWILANLVKHQHIQSKLVAEIEGVVGSGEKINEEDLQKMPYLKAVVLEGLRRHPPAHFLLPHAVTEDTTLNGYLIPKNATTVNVTLAEISRDPDAWEDPMEFRPERFLSRIVQGEEVIDIIGKKEIKMMPFGAGRRICPALGLALLHLGYFVANLVRDFEWKPRDGDDIDLSEEQKFTFVMKNPLHALIYSRIR, encoded by the exons ATGGAGTTCTGgttcatctttctctctctgttcaTCTGCTTTGTCCTCAAGTTGCTTCTTAATCTAATCCTAGACAAGAAATACAACAAAAGAGAACACaaactcccactcccactcccactcccaccaGGACCCTTCACCTTTCCcatcataggaaaattctttTGGCAACGTAAATCCTTCTCTGATCTTGAGCCAATTCTCAGAGAGCTACATACTAAATATGGCCCAATTGTTAGTCTTCCAATTGGTTCCCAACGGGCCATCTTCATAAGAACACATGATCTTGCCCACGAAGCCCTCGTCAAGAAGGGAACTATTTTTACTAGTCGACCTCCGGTCATGGGCGCAGGCCGCCTTGAAAATCGATTCAACATCAGCTCATCGGGATATGGCCCGGTCTGGCGGCTTCTCCGCCGCAACCTTACGTCGGAGATGCTTCACCCTTCTCGTTTGAAGTCATATTCTCGGGCCCGGAAATGGGTATTGCAG GTACTAACCACCAAGCTCAAAGCCGAATCACAATCCGGAAAGGCTATTCCCATGATGGATCACATCCAATATGCAATGTTTTCGCTATTAGTATTCATGTGCTTTGGTAAAAAACTTGAGGAGAAGGAGGTTAGAGAGATCAAAACCGTCCAAAGCACCTTCTTTCAAAATTCCAGTAGGTTCGATACTCTAGATTTCTTGCCATGGTTGGCAAGGATTTTGTTTCGAAAGCTGTGGAATGAACTCCTAGAGATCCTACATAAACaagaaaatctcttcatccCTCTCATCAGAGCTcgtgaagaaagaagaaagaatgcaaATTCAAAGCTAGAGGAAGATTTTGTCAACTCATATGTTGATACATTGCTCGATCTCAACCTCCCAGAGGATGGAAGAAAGCTCAATGAAGCTGAAATGGTGAGTTTATGTTCAGAGTTTCTTACTGGAGGCACAGACACAACATCCACTGCATTGCAATGGATATTGGCAAATTTAGTGAAGCACCAACATATACAATCAAAGCTGGTTGCAGAAATTGAGGGAGTAGTAGGGTCTGGAGAGAAGATCAATGAAGAGGATTTGCAAAAGATGCCGTATCTGAAGGCGGTGGTGCTCGAGGGCCTACGGCGGCACCCACCGGCGCATTTCTTGTTACCACATGCAGTCACAGAGGATACAACATTGAATGGTTATCTCATACCCAAGAATGCTACTACTGTGAATGTCACATTAGCAGAGATCAGTCGAGACCCAGATGCTTGGGAGGATCCAATGGAGTTCAGGCCAGAGAGGTTTTTGAGTAGAATTGTTCAAGGGGAAGAGGTGATTGATATAATAGGGAAGAAGGAGATTAAAATGATGCCATTTGGTGCAGGGAGAAGGATTTGCCCTGCTCTTGGTTTGGCATTGCTTCATTTAGGGTATTTTGTGGCCAATTTGGTTAGGGACTTTGAATGGAAACCTAGAGATGGAGATGATATTGATTTATCAGAGGAGCAAAAATTCACGTTTGTTATGAAGAATCCACTACATGCCCTTATCTATTCAAGGATAAGGTAG